One genomic window of Rhodothermia bacterium includes the following:
- a CDS encoding family 1 glycosylhydrolase — MIKRRRILDFKQANPASLTFPAEFAFGAASAAHQIEGGNSNNNWTSFEQFVRPDGTPGIRTGESCGMAADHWNRFPSDLLLMQEMGLDVYRFSLEWSRIEPQEEHFDESAILHYREWCKNLRDAGLKPMITLHHFSEPIWFSNKGGFEKKENIAYFERFVRFVVPVLSDLVDFWITVNEPEVFSVMGWMLGEFPPGKTDPAIMAEVMENVLLAHARAYHLIHELDKLDADGDGIPCQVSIAKNVLLFDPKSKWNPADRYLSKMMNRLYNTAILESLQTGVFHLSMPGQFDRKSHVPELAKTLDFIGLNHYTRSLIKFNPMKQPPFSLHTDPRFPVNDMGWELWAQSFYDALMMVSELNLPIWVTENGICDAETPDLRRVTFLTESLYALQEAIRDGADVKGYLHWSLMDNFEWAHGFGPRFGLYRVNYQTQERRLTEGGRLYKTVIENKKCSKR; from the coding sequence TTGATCAAGCGTAGAAGAATTTTGGACTTTAAACAAGCAAATCCGGCATCTCTTACGTTTCCGGCTGAATTTGCTTTTGGTGCTGCATCGGCGGCACACCAAATAGAAGGGGGCAATTCCAACAACAACTGGACTTCATTCGAGCAATTTGTCCGGCCAGACGGCACTCCGGGCATCCGAACGGGGGAGTCATGCGGAATGGCTGCCGACCATTGGAATCGGTTTCCATCTGATTTGTTGCTGATGCAAGAAATGGGTCTTGATGTTTACCGCTTTTCGTTGGAATGGAGCAGGATAGAACCGCAAGAAGAGCATTTTGATGAAAGTGCGATCCTGCATTACCGTGAATGGTGTAAAAACCTGCGCGATGCTGGGCTGAAACCCATGATTACGCTCCACCATTTTTCCGAGCCTATTTGGTTTTCAAATAAAGGTGGGTTTGAGAAAAAGGAGAACATTGCCTATTTCGAGAGATTTGTCCGATTTGTTGTCCCTGTTTTGTCAGATTTGGTTGATTTCTGGATTACGGTCAATGAGCCGGAGGTCTTTTCTGTAATGGGTTGGATGCTGGGAGAATTTCCGCCAGGCAAAACTGATCCGGCAATTATGGCCGAGGTCATGGAGAATGTCTTACTCGCCCACGCACGCGCCTACCATTTGATTCACGAGTTGGACAAATTAGACGCAGACGGGGATGGCATCCCGTGCCAAGTGAGTATCGCGAAAAATGTCTTGCTCTTCGATCCGAAATCCAAATGGAATCCTGCCGATCGTTATTTGTCGAAAATGATGAACCGCCTCTACAATACGGCGATTTTGGAGTCGCTTCAGACCGGTGTTTTCCATCTTTCCATGCCCGGACAGTTCGACCGGAAATCGCATGTTCCTGAATTGGCTAAAACACTGGATTTTATAGGATTAAATCATTATACGCGAAGCTTGATCAAGTTTAACCCCATGAAACAACCCCCATTTTCTTTGCACACCGATCCGCGATTTCCGGTAAATGACATGGGTTGGGAACTGTGGGCGCAGTCTTTTTATGATGCGCTGATGATGGTGAGCGAACTAAATTTGCCTATATGGGTGACAGAAAATGGGATTTGTGATGCGGAAACGCCAGACCTACGGAGGGTTACTTTTCTTACGGAGTCTTTATATGCGCTTCAAGAAGCTATAAGGGATGGGGCCGATGTTAAAGGCTATCTTCATTGGTCGCTGATGGATAATTTTGAGTGGGCGCATGGTTTTGGGCCGCGTTTTGGCCTATATCGGGTGAATTATCAGACACAAGAACGCCGTTTGACCGAAGGTGGGCGGCTGTATAAAACCGTTATTGAAAATAAAAAATGTTCCAAACGCTAA
- the rffA gene encoding dTDP-4-amino-4,6-dideoxygalactose transaminase, whose product MDKIPFNKPFLTGKETHYIYDAVHSGKISGNGKYTQKCHQYFQEKYGFKKCLLTTSCTDALEMAALLLDIQPDDEVILPSYTFVSTANAFVLRGAKLVFADSRPDHPGLDEDHLESLVTQRTKAIVVVHYAGVACDMEKVMSLANRKGIFVVEDAAQAIDSFYTFSDGQKMALGGIGHMAAFSFHETKNIISGEGGMLVVNDPQFIARAEIIWEKGTNRAAFFRGETDKYGWIDVGSSFLPSEIVAAFLFAQLEQMEAIQQKRTSLWQHYYHGLNFLPENGVKLPVIPTYATNNAHMFYLVAKDGDLRQRIIGALNQAGFHAVFHYLSLHKSPFYASKHDGRALPNADFYTECLIRLPLFYELETKDINRIISEILHSTQ is encoded by the coding sequence ATGGATAAAATTCCATTTAATAAACCTTTTCTTACGGGAAAAGAAACGCACTATATTTACGATGCGGTTCATAGCGGAAAAATCAGTGGAAATGGGAAATATACGCAAAAGTGTCATCAATATTTTCAAGAGAAATACGGCTTCAAAAAGTGTTTATTAACCACTTCGTGTACGGATGCGCTGGAAATGGCCGCTCTATTGTTGGACATCCAGCCTGATGATGAAGTGATTTTGCCTTCATATACCTTTGTTTCAACGGCGAATGCTTTTGTACTTCGAGGGGCTAAATTGGTTTTTGCAGATTCTAGACCCGACCATCCGGGCCTAGACGAAGACCATTTGGAAAGCCTTGTTACACAGAGAACCAAGGCCATCGTTGTGGTGCATTATGCAGGTGTGGCATGTGATATGGAAAAGGTTATGTCACTTGCAAACCGAAAGGGGATTTTTGTTGTCGAAGACGCGGCGCAAGCCATAGATAGTTTTTATACGTTTTCTGACGGACAAAAAATGGCCTTAGGTGGTATCGGGCATATGGCCGCATTTTCTTTCCACGAAACCAAGAATATCATCTCTGGAGAAGGTGGAATGTTGGTGGTGAACGATCCGCAATTTATTGCCCGTGCCGAAATTATCTGGGAAAAAGGAACCAATCGCGCTGCATTTTTTAGGGGGGAAACCGACAAATATGGCTGGATTGACGTTGGGTCTTCATTTTTGCCCTCTGAGATTGTGGCAGCTTTTTTGTTTGCGCAGTTAGAACAAATGGAGGCCATACAACAAAAGCGGACCTCATTGTGGCAGCACTATTACCATGGCTTGAATTTCTTGCCGGAAAATGGGGTTAAGCTACCGGTAATACCCACCTATGCTACCAATAATGCGCACATGTTCTACCTTGTTGCAAAAGATGGCGATCTACGGCAGCGTATCATCGGTGCTTTAAACCAAGCAGGATTCCACGCCGTTTTTCATTATCTTTCATTGCATAAAAGCCCGTTTTATGCCTCAAAACATGATGGGCGGGCTTTGCCAAATGCAGATTTTTATACGGAATGTTTGATCCGATTGCCTTTGTTCTATGAATTAGAAACCAAGGATATTAACCGCATCATTTCTGAAATCCTACATTCGACACAATAA
- a CDS encoding GNAT family N-acetyltransferase: MMKRLDWDSKFFGFEIAEWDSKALENPATYDLIVVKSDILAPIHLSDFVVTFHEEKRLYVKECLASPCSSPSVLPLDTTNSKAEYLYGLAFESGKFSRFRLDPYFKEEDFRRLYRRWVDASVAGHLADQVFIFYQYDAILGFVTVKLLGGKGQVGLVAAHPEYQNRGIGTELLCAVEKFCVENGANELHIPTQAMNLGACVFYEKKGYKLQKTTYIQHLWKKRRDTN; the protein is encoded by the coding sequence ATGATGAAAAGATTGGATTGGGATAGCAAATTTTTTGGATTTGAAATTGCAGAATGGGACAGTAAGGCGTTAGAAAACCCTGCTACTTATGATTTAATTGTGGTAAAAAGTGATATTTTAGCACCCATTCATTTGTCGGATTTTGTTGTAACATTCCATGAAGAGAAACGGCTTTATGTTAAGGAATGTCTTGCTTCACCGTGCTCTTCTCCGTCCGTTTTACCGTTGGATACGACAAATTCGAAGGCTGAATATTTGTATGGATTGGCATTTGAATCTGGAAAATTTAGCCGTTTTCGGTTAGACCCATACTTTAAGGAAGAAGATTTCAGGCGGCTTTATCGCAGGTGGGTTGATGCCTCTGTGGCTGGGCATTTGGCAGATCAAGTATTTATTTTTTATCAATATGACGCTATTCTTGGGTTCGTAACGGTAAAACTTTTAGGAGGAAAGGGACAAGTTGGACTGGTTGCAGCGCATCCAGAATACCAAAACCGAGGAATTGGAACAGAACTCCTCTGTGCTGTTGAAAAATTTTGCGTTGAGAATGGCGCGAATGAGCTGCATATCCCGACCCAAGCCATGAATCTGGGGGCTTGTGTTTTTTACGAAAAAAAAGGCTATAAACTCCAAAAAACAACGTATATTCAGCATCTTTGGAAGAAACGTAGGGATACAAATTAA
- a CDS encoding glycosyltransferase family 2 protein, with protein sequence MFEASRPKISVVSPVYKAEHIVANLVQELEGVLRSMNVSYEIVLVDDRSPDKGWEVMAGLALERQNVRCIRLSRNFGQHPAIMAGLTVAKGEWVVVMDCDLQDRPSEIPRLYQKALEGFEVVQAKRKNRTDTIFKKISSYLFSKVYGYFTETKYDHEVANFGIYHHKVVLSVLSLADVIKFFPLFINWVGFNRTTIEVIHGDRLEGHSSYSFGKLLELAFNTIISFSNKPLKLMVKFGLYISLFSFIIGLYNLYQKLTGAIEVIGYASIIVSIWFFSGIVITSIGITGIYVGKIFDQTKNRPNFIIDESL encoded by the coding sequence ATGTTTGAAGCAAGCCGCCCAAAGATTTCTGTTGTAAGTCCGGTTTATAAGGCCGAACACATTGTGGCCAACTTGGTACAGGAATTGGAGGGCGTTTTACGTTCTATGAACGTCTCGTATGAGATTGTTTTGGTTGATGACCGCAGCCCTGATAAGGGTTGGGAGGTGATGGCGGGCTTGGCATTGGAACGGCAAAACGTGCGTTGTATTCGATTAAGCCGGAATTTTGGCCAGCATCCGGCGATTATGGCGGGGCTAACAGTGGCAAAAGGCGAATGGGTTGTGGTGATGGATTGCGACTTGCAAGATCGGCCTTCCGAAATTCCTCGACTTTACCAAAAAGCGTTGGAAGGCTTCGAGGTGGTACAAGCCAAACGTAAAAACAGAACCGATACCATTTTTAAGAAAATATCGTCCTACCTTTTTTCAAAGGTTTATGGCTATTTTACCGAAACAAAATACGATCATGAGGTGGCGAACTTTGGCATTTATCACCATAAAGTAGTTTTATCGGTCTTGTCTCTTGCCGATGTTATAAAGTTTTTTCCGCTTTTTATTAATTGGGTTGGATTTAACAGAACCACTATCGAAGTTATACACGGAGATCGTTTGGAAGGTCATTCTTCTTATTCATTTGGTAAACTATTGGAATTGGCATTTAATACCATAATTTCTTTCTCCAATAAGCCATTAAAGTTAATGGTTAAATTTGGACTTTATATTTCTTTATTTTCCTTTATAATTGGACTTTATAATTTGTACCAAAAACTTACTGGAGCAATTGAAGTCATCGGATATGCTTCCATCATTGTTTCTATTTGGTTTTTTTCTGGAATCGTCATTACAAGTATTGGTATTACAGGGATATATGTGGGAAAAATATTCGATCAAACCAAAAATCGTCCAAATTTTATTATTGATGAATCGTTATGA
- a CDS encoding DUF2490 domain-containing protein, with protein sequence MRFLVLVCVGLFSFKKALGQETVQGSSGWYTYVGNYRLSPLWGLHFDSQVRLKSLTGDLQQWKNRVALNRQVKSNRTASTGYAFAILGGDERRYEHRVYQQWIRRAPWKYADAAHRVRLEQRWIDGVFQLRTRYSVRATRTLTPKGDWYVGLGNEYQYRLSEGRTDQNRANFGFGRKLGQNLSLEASYINQFVPGKERNQMNHILQLSILTHLTIDWD encoded by the coding sequence ATGAGATTCCTTGTTTTGGTATGTGTTGGTCTGTTTTCTTTTAAAAAGGCACTTGGACAAGAAACGGTACAAGGTAGCAGCGGATGGTACACGTATGTGGGCAACTATCGTTTGAGTCCGCTTTGGGGTTTGCATTTTGATTCCCAAGTCCGGCTAAAATCCTTGACAGGCGACTTACAACAGTGGAAGAATCGGGTCGCTTTGAACCGGCAGGTCAAGTCGAACAGAACGGCCAGTACGGGATATGCCTTTGCGATTTTGGGCGGTGATGAGCGCCGATACGAGCATCGGGTTTATCAGCAGTGGATTAGGCGTGCGCCGTGGAAATATGCCGATGCCGCACACCGTGTACGTTTAGAACAACGCTGGATTGATGGGGTATTTCAACTGCGTACCCGTTATTCCGTTCGTGCAACCCGCACACTCACACCCAAGGGCGATTGGTATGTGGGATTGGGCAATGAGTATCAATACCGATTGTCGGAGGGTCGCACAGATCAAAACCGTGCCAATTTCGGTTTTGGGCGGAAGTTGGGGCAAAATCTATCGTTAGAAGCGTCGTATATTAACCAATTCGTTCCGGGCAAGGAGCGAAACCAAATGAATCACATTTTACAACTTTCCATTCTAACCCATCTGACCATTGACTGGGATTAG
- a CDS encoding M42 family metallopeptidase, which yields MYAKDFLWELLQTASPSGFEAPGQRVWANYMRTFADEVSNDAYGNTWGTLHGDAKTPTVMLEAHADEIGFMIHHITSTGLLYVRRVGGTDHAIARGKRVVFTGDLGVVVGVIGNTAIHIRDRDGEKMPKIHDLWVDIGADSKDEAESRGLRIGQVGVYEDGPLELTSNRMIGRALDNRIGGYIIAEAMRRLKEAGKPFATVYALNAVQEEIGGNGAKMAAYRLHPSVALVVDVCHATDTPGINALEHGEIKLGAGPTLSHGGANHPLVVEKLMEVAKNSGIILQHEAVSRYTGTDTDDIFVAKTGIPSALISLPMRYMHSTIEMIDTRDVENIIQLMVGFVASVQQEEQFVIKI from the coding sequence ATGTACGCAAAAGATTTTCTTTGGGAATTACTCCAAACTGCAAGCCCTTCTGGATTTGAAGCCCCAGGACAGCGGGTTTGGGCAAATTATATGCGCACGTTTGCCGATGAGGTCAGCAATGATGCCTATGGCAATACGTGGGGAACCCTTCATGGTGATGCAAAGACGCCGACGGTAATGTTGGAAGCACATGCAGATGAAATAGGGTTTATGATTCATCACATCACTTCAACGGGGTTGTTGTATGTTCGACGGGTTGGCGGAACTGATCATGCAATTGCGCGCGGAAAACGGGTGGTCTTTACGGGAGATTTGGGGGTTGTAGTGGGTGTTATCGGGAATACTGCCATACATATTCGCGATCGTGATGGCGAAAAGATGCCTAAAATACACGATTTATGGGTGGATATTGGGGCGGATTCCAAAGATGAAGCCGAGTCACGTGGATTACGGATTGGACAAGTGGGGGTCTATGAAGATGGGCCATTAGAACTTACGTCCAACCGTATGATTGGACGCGCCTTAGACAACCGCATCGGTGGGTACATTATCGCAGAAGCCATGCGTAGGCTAAAAGAGGCCGGAAAACCATTCGCAACCGTTTATGCCCTGAATGCGGTACAAGAAGAAATTGGTGGGAATGGTGCAAAAATGGCGGCCTATCGCCTTCATCCGTCTGTTGCGTTGGTGGTGGATGTTTGTCATGCAACCGATACACCGGGCATCAATGCCTTAGAACACGGCGAGATAAAACTTGGCGCTGGGCCAACACTCTCGCATGGCGGGGCGAATCATCCATTGGTTGTGGAGAAATTGATGGAAGTAGCTAAAAACAGCGGAATAATACTCCAACATGAGGCTGTTTCTCGATATACAGGAACGGATACGGACGATATTTTTGTAGCGAAGACGGGCATTCCGAGTGCCTTAATCTCCTTGCCAATGCGCTATATGCACTCAACTATTGAGATGATAGATACCCGCGATGTCGAAAATATCATTCAATTGATGGTGGGGTTTGTGGCTTCGGTTCAGCAGGAGGAACAATTTGTAATCAAAATCTAA